CTGAATCTAATAATCTAGAACCAACTAGTCCTTAACTAGTCCTTAACTAGTCCTTAACTAGCCCTTAACTAGCCCTTAACTAGTCCTGAACCCACCTGCGATCAGGGAGATCCAGACCCGGTCGGGTCCCGGCGGTCCAAGTCCCGGTTCCGGGCCCGGACGGGGCCCAGGAGGACCAGGTCCGGTCCGGTCCTCcatcaggagaagaagaagaagaagaagaggaggaggaggaggtggtgtcgGGTGACGACCAGCCGGGAGGTGTCGGGTTacaaacacacagtaacacaataCAACCGTCTCCAGGTCAGCGGGCCGGGCGTCGTCACGGCGACGGCCCTGATGGAgaggagtgggcggagtctcaagccccgcccccactcTGCCTTAAGTGAACCGTTGCAGGCTCATTAACATAAAGCTCATTagcataaacaggaagtggagcagagaggcGGAGTGTGAAGCAGAAggacctttatttatttatgtatgtgtgtgtgtgtgtgtgtgtgtgtgtgtgtgtgtgtgtgtgtgtgtgcgcgcgcgcgcacgcgtgcTAGAGGTCTGTGTTCTCCACGCCGGCGCCGTCGCACTCGATCAGGTAGCTGTCGCTAGCACTAGCGTTAGCGTCGGCGCTAGCGTCCTCGCACTTGGTGATGGTGAACTTGGCCTGAAAGACaggagctagcgttagcattagctttgaCTTAGCATTAGCGTCAGGCTAGCATTAGCTTAAGCTCACCTTTGGGTCAGCATTAGCCCCatgctagcattagctttgCGTCTGTGCTAGCTTATACTTAATATAACACTCGGTTTAGCATTAGCGttacattagcattagcttcatgCTAACAGCTTGAGGTAACTGTTAGCTTTAGACTAcagattagcattagcttcaagTTATCATTGGCTTAGCAATAGCATTAGCTTCATGTTAATGCCAACTGCAAATTAGCATTAGTTTTAAATTAGCATTAAGTTTAGATATAGATTCATGCTAACATCAAGTACAGATTAGCATAAGCTAAAATTAGCATTAGATCAATATTGATGCTAACtacatattagcattagctttaaaTTAGCATGAACTCACgtttaaaaatacattaatgTTAATATTAGTGTcagattagcattagcttaaaattagcattagcttaaGTCTAGAAATGCATTCATGCTAATATTTACCACAGATTAGCATGAGTTgcaattagcattagcttcatgTTAGCATTAACTACAGATTAGCATTAGCTAAAATTAGCATTATCTAATTTaaaattagcattagcttaaGTTAGCATTAGTTAATGTCAACCACAGAttactgttagcattagcttcacgCTACTGCTAGCTTAACAACAGCATACCATGCATATTTAGCATTAGCTAATTGCTAACTTCTTGaaatgctaacattagcatcaTACATATAGATgtaattagcattagctttatgCTAAGTACTTCCACAGCATGCATTAAAAAGCCATTAGCATCTGAGGCTAACGTGCATTTTCCGCTACGAGCGCGGGCGGCTAGCCGCTAACATACCTTGGTTAGCGCCTCGGCGACGTGGATGGCGGTGCGCGTGTGCAGCGTGGGGGGGCCGGTTCGAATCCGCGAGCGGCCGCTAGCTAGCGCCATGAAGATGACGAGCTAACggagaaggaggggaggagtTAGAAGGATGATGTCAtcgtggggggcggggcctcacctGATCCTGCAGGAAGTCGTCCACGCAGCCGCCGTGTCGCAGGTTGCCCAGCAACGCCTCGGCGGCGGCCACGCCCACCTGCTCCGGAGACACGcctggagtgggggggggggcggggctagtTAGcatcatgctaatgctaattcgCGGCCACACCCACATATTTGAATTCATGGCGAGAATTAGCATTGTGCTAACCCTTATGAGAAAATGCAtggttagccgttagcatcATTAGCCTGCTAGCGCCTCACCTCGCTTCCCTAGCGCCGACGATGCTAGCAAACACCCGCCGGTCGTCTCGGCGACGAgtctaaacaaaaacaaacggaccaatcagagcgcagcgTGGATTagaaagggggcggggccggagtGGGAGGGGCTTACAGGATGCCGCTGCCGTTGCCGAACGCCGATTGGCTCTCGTTGGTGGCCGCCACGTCCACGTGCGCGCCGGCCACGTGCGCGCGGAGGGCGCGGGCGGCGGCCGCGCTCATGGCTTTAGCTAGCTGTGGAGAGACGGCTAATCAGGCTAGCGGTAAGCTAGCAGTGTGCTAATGAGAGGCTAGCAACAAGCTAACGTTAAACACTAATTATAAGCTAAAGACATGCTAGCAAGATGCTAACAACAAGATGCTAGCAAGCATGCTACACAAATGGCTAATGATAGAGCTAGcaacatgctaacaggctaatgtAAGGCTAATGACAGGGCTAGCAAGATGCTAGCAACAGGCTAATGACAGGCTAGCAACATGCTAACaacaagctaatgctagcatGGTTTCTATTTGTCATTAGCCTAACAAGAGGCTAATGTAAAACTAATGGCAGGCTAGCAACATGCTAAaaacaggctaatgctagcatgGTTTTAGAATGTCATTAGCTGAAACACCATGCTAATATAAAGCTAATGACAGGCTAGCAACATGCTAACAACAGGCTAATGACAGGCTagcaaaatgataaaaaaaggCTAATCTAAGGCTAATGACAGGCTAGCAACATGCTAATGTTGCTACTGCTAATCTAACAGCCATTagcgttagctttagcattagcattagcgtgaCCTTGATGGGCAGCACTCCGGCCACGAAGGCCGTCCCCGTGatcctggccacgccccctctggTCTCCATGACGACGGGCTGCAGCTGCCGGATTGGctggacggagacggagaccacgccccctccttTAGGGTAGAAgcccctgacacacacacacacacacacacacacacacacacacataaaatttgacacacaaaataacacacacaaaaatcagACGCAAAATGACACACAAAATTAGACAaagtacgcacacacacacgcacgcgcgcgcacacacacacacacacacacacacacacacacacacacacacacacaaaggctccaacaaaatgaacacacacaaaacacaacaaagtatacacactcaaaaaacacacaaaatcagacacaaaataacacacacacacacaaaataccaAAAGCACACAAAGTAACACACAGACAAGATTAGACACACAAcataagaaacacacacaaacacacaacattggacacacaaaacacaagaaggtatatacacacacacaaacacacaaacaaaatcagacacacaaaaacacaaaataacacacacaaaataccaaaaacacacaaaataacacacaaatcagacaaaaatacacacaaaataacacacaaaacacaacaaagtatacacacacacaaaaaaacacacaaaataacacacacacgcgaaaCACAAAATTGGACACAAAActtcatacacacaaacacacacacaaacaaaatcagacaaaaaattaaacacataaaataccaaaaacacacaaagtaacacacaaacaaaatgtgacacacaaaatagcaaacacacacaaaaacgcAACAttggacacacaaaacacaagtaTACACACAATAAgcacacaaaatcaaacacacaaaacacaaaattggacacacacaaaaacttacacacaaaataaaacacaaacaaaatcagacacacacacaaaatacagaaaaaaaacagacacacaacataagacacacacaaaataccaaaacgcacacaaaaacacaacactggacacacaaaacacaacaaagtatacacacacaaaatcagacgcacaaaataacacacatgCGCAAAACACAAAAttggacacacacaaaaaaacacaaaaaattaagacacacaaaaaacacacacaaacaaaatcagacacacaaaaaacaatctcacacacacacaccacacctcTTGACGACGTCGAAGTCGAACTGAACTCCGAATTTTTCCACGATGGGTTTGAaaacctggaaaacaaacaaacaagaagtaAACAACaacgaaaaaacacacaaccagaCTGTTGTCAttgtcaaacacacaaatagaataaatgtAAACATATTAAGtatataacaaataaataataataaacagtaaaaaacaaaacaattataataataataaaaattaaataaagcaaatatcagaagaataaacattaaatatgtaatacataaataacaaaaaataaccaaacaattatataaatacaaacatattaaataaataattaatagaTAATAAAATACATTATGCAATTATATGAATATAAGCATATTAAAtatataacaaataaataataaaaattaaaaaacaaaaaaaacaaatataataacataaaatgaagcaaacagaagaataaacattaaatacataatacataaataacaaaaaataagaaaacaattatataaatataaacattaaatacataataaataataaaaaaattaaaacaatcataataaatatgaacaaattaagtaaataataaatagatagtaaaataaataaaacaattacaaatataaacatttttaataagaaatataaataaaaaataagttatTGAATACTAACTTTTACACTGACTGATACTCACTAataaaaattatataaaaaataaattacttaaTACATTATTAAAAGTTATAAATATATAAGTAAAATAAcatatataaaattaaaacaatgatttgccaaaaatataaaaacattaaatgtaTAATCCCCTAAAAATAttatgaatatattttttttattatcatgattatatttaatattatttatatttacatcattttatattgtattgtatatattatttattatatttatgaaTATAAATTTATTCATACAATAATTGTGACAAATTAAATcaatatatgtaaatatataaataatgtaataatacagaagtaaaataacaaaaaactaaattaaacatgttaaaataaatatatattgcAACATATTGTACTACTAAataatataaaacatttaataaaaaacacaaaacatggactaaaataattacaaaaaaattaaagataaatatgtacgtaatataaataaataaataaataaataaataaataaataaataaaagatcaaAAATTTAACTTTAGGATAATCAACTCaataattaattatttttaattattattattaatatttattttattcatttattcattccgATGTATTTTTTCTAACtattgtttattttgtattgatttATATTGTTAATTATTAAATTACTGATTATTAATTAAAGTAATAAACTGAAGGATAACGActactgttgttgttgttgttgttgtaccTTCAGGGTGTAGTCGCTGTGCGGCGCCAGCTCCGTCTCAGTCCCGCCCTTCAGGACCAGATCCGTCCTCTGATTGGAGAAGAGCGAGACGGGAAGTgaggcctgcaggaggagacacacactcctgcacacgcacacgcacacacacacacacacacacacacacacacacacacacacacgatatgACAAGTCAATTAGCTGGAAACTGTTAGCATTAGAATTTTACCATTGACATAAGCTAGaaactgttagcattagcatctaACTATTAAAATAAGCTGGAaactgctagcattagcataacTGTTAGCATAATGATTTTACAACTGAAATAAGTTATgaactgttagcattagcaaaACTGCTGGCATTAGCATTTTACCATTGAAACAAGCTGGaaactgttagcattagcatattACCATTGAAATAAGCTAGAGACTGTTAGCATTGGCAtaactgttagcattagcaccaTTGAAAATAGCTGGaaactgttagcattagcatatttgtgtgtgtatcagtgtgtgtgcgtcacccagcagtgtgtgtgtcagcagtataagccccgccccctacGGCCCGGGGCTCCAGGGTGATGTGGGTGGAGCCGACCTCCGACCCCTGCAGGAGGCCCGAGGTCATctgggagaggagctgcaggccgcATAGGTGCTGGGGCctggagacaaacaaacaaacaaacaaccaaacaaacaaacaagtaaataaacaatgaaaaaaattaataaattaaaataaaataaatacaatcaaaaataaattaaataccTTTAAATAGTGGTTATTTTattgttatcattattattgttgttatgtTGAATTAAATGAtgtccgccatcttggatgaggctCAGTGAAATTCCGTCACTttcaaaaacagtgaaatagtTGTTTCTTTCAAGCTGATTTTgattaaaatcaaaattaaaataataacatttattttataaacggtttgttttcttatttttcacgTTTTTAGTCAGTTTTAAGGCTGGAAACGCCTCGACGTTACAGTCGAAATGGTTCCACGAtgtccgccatcttggatgaggatcAGTTGCCTTCGATCACGTTTTCAAAACTATGCAAAAACCGAAATTTCCGGCCTCTTTTTTCTCTAATTTCACATGTATATCAACCAATTCGTTCTTCAAAGactttattttctgcattttgtgaATTTAAATCGCTTTAAAACCCTGAAAAACCCTCGATGTTAAATTAAATGAtgtccgccatcttggatgaggctCAGTGAAATTGCTTCAGTTTCAAAAACGGTAAAATAGTTTTTCACAAGCTTATTTCTATTAAAATCgctcaaaataataatatttatttcagaaacgtttattgtcttatttttcgtgttttcagtcagttttagtaaaaaaaaaaaggcctacACGATACAGTCGAAATGGTCCCAAAAtgtccgccatcttggatgaggctTTATCTCCCCCATTCACGTTTTCAAAACGATACAAAAACGGAGATTGCCGGCCTCTTTTTCCTCTAAATTCACAAATATATGACAAATTCGTCATTTAAAGACTTTAGTTTCTGCATTTTGTAAATTTAAATCGCTTTCAAACCCTAAAAAACCCTCGATGTTAAATTAAATGAtgtccgccatcttggatgaggctCAGTGAAATTGCTTCAGTTTCAAAAACGGTAAAATAGTTTTTCTCAAgcttatttttattaaaaccactcaaaataataatatttattttataaacGTTTATTGTTATcttattttccatgtttttagtcagttttaggaaaaaaaacgcCTCGACGACACAGTAGAAATGGTCCCAAAATGTCCGCCATATTGGATGAGGCTTGATCTCCCAATTTCACGTTTTCAAAACGATGCAAAAACGGAGATTGCCGGCCTCTTTTTCTCTAAATTCACAAATATATCAACAAATTCGTCatttaaagactttattttctgcattttgtgaATTTAAATCGCTTTAAAACCCTAAAAAATCCTcgatgtttcattaaaaaccgCCCAGTGAtgtccgccatcttggatgaggctCACTGAATTTCCTTCACTTTAAAAAACGGcaataaaaaaagtatttttaaagcgTATTTTGACTTAATTCACACTGTAAATAATGGTGCTTTGTTTTTAAACgttattttgtctcattttgtcGTGTTTTTAGTGAGTTTTAAGCGCTAAAACGCTTCGGTGTTACACTCAAATCGGCCCCCCTTCCAGGGTTCCGTCTCTCACCTGAGCCCCGGCGTGCTCCTCCCGGCCCGGATGTTTCGGACCCGGATCGGCGTCCCCGTGATGCAGCTGAGCGCGGCGCACACGCGCAGGATCTGCCCGccctgcgtgcgtgcgtgccgcgcgttagcatgttagcatgttagcatacgaagagaggaaaaacaggagaaaactgACCCCCTCCATGACGCTGCCGtccagctccaccggctccatgTTCGGCTTAGCTGCTAGCTACAGAGGCTAGCGGAAGGTGGAGGTTTTATCGCAGCGCCgcctggaggagtggaggagaaatacagggttaaagaaaaaagaaaaaacaaaaagataaaagaaTTTAATTaactaattttaaaaaaaatgcaagtaaTAAATTGAGAAACATGGAAATCCAAAAAACagaataataacagtaataacaacaataataaaaataaaaaaataaataataataataataacagcaacaccaacaataataataataataaactgcaacgtaaaaaaatacaataacaaagaagaaataaataacgaaaaacataaaatactcaatcaataaataaaataataaataaaatgattaaatacctatagaaaaatgataaaacaatgaaaaaaaggattaaatcAAAGTAATTATATAAATACTAAAAAATAAATTGAGAAACAGAAATCAAAAAggatgtaataataataataataataataataataataaaaataataataataattgcaacgtaaaaaatacaacaacaaagaagacagaaagaaagaaataaaaacaagtatTAACTTCTCaatgaataattaaaataataaataaaattgataaaTACCaatagaaaaaaattacaaaataattaaaaaatacaataataaaaagaaataaatacaaaaattaattgaattaaattcaattcataaaatataaataaatacacaaatatataatataaaaatatggatttttttaaaagaataacatccatgttgaaaaacaaattttaaaaattataatattaacaaaaaaattacagtaaaaatttaaatggacaaaaattaatgaaatgtatgcaaaaaaatgtatttttttttaaactgactgaaaaaattccatatttaaaataaaaaaatactacaatttttatcatcattttttaaatctg
This window of the Salarias fasciatus unplaced genomic scaffold, fSalaFa1.1, whole genome shotgun sequence genome carries:
- the rtca gene encoding RNA 3'-terminal phosphate cyclase — translated: MEPVELDGSVMEGGGQILRVCAALSCITGTPIRVRNIRAGRSTPGLRPQHLCGLQLLSQMTSGLLQGSEVGSTHITLEPRAVGGGAYTADTHTAGSVCLLLQASLPVSLFSNQRTDLVLKGGTETELAPHSDYTLKVFKPIVEKFGVQFDFDVVKRGFYPKGGGVVSVSVQPIRQLQPVVMETRGGVARITGTAFVAGVLPIKLAKAMSAAAARALRAHVAGAHVDVAATNESQSAFGNGSGILLVAETTGGCLLASSALGKRGVSPEQVGVAAAEALLGNLRHGGCVDDFLQDQLVIFMALASGRSRIRTGPPTLHTRTAIHVAEALTKAKFTITKCEDASADANASASDSYLIECDGAGVENTDL